A portion of the Pseudarthrobacter sp. L1SW genome contains these proteins:
- a CDS encoding ComEA family DNA-binding protein, with product MARRDAGEAGGSARHARKRLQAALGDAPAGLLLDGSGEAPFEYRGPAGDPPGASPHSPSAGSAPDRDPAPSAVGPVLRWRVGQRLAVLLGVLSVAAGAWFWWQAASGRPEILPLSGISTGSLVDESAPAGDQAAGGATEPARHANGRDSTGSVVVHVAGAVARPGVVQLPTGSRVHEAIAAAGGGIPGADLNRLNLALAVEDGQKIHVPREGEEGPASEQEGAGQDGGGGVGGGTGTSADGKINLNTAGVEELDALPKVGPVLAQRIVDWRKEHGAFKNVEELDAVDGVGPKMLEALLPLVTV from the coding sequence ATGGCACGCCGGGACGCTGGAGAAGCAGGTGGTTCGGCGCGCCATGCCAGGAAACGCCTGCAGGCCGCCCTCGGGGACGCTCCCGCCGGCCTGCTCCTGGACGGCAGCGGGGAGGCACCCTTCGAGTACCGGGGACCGGCAGGGGACCCGCCGGGCGCCTCCCCGCATTCCCCATCCGCTGGCTCCGCGCCGGACAGGGATCCTGCCCCCTCAGCGGTGGGGCCCGTGCTCCGCTGGCGGGTGGGGCAGCGCCTCGCCGTGCTGCTGGGCGTCCTTTCCGTTGCAGCCGGTGCATGGTTTTGGTGGCAGGCCGCATCAGGCCGTCCGGAGATCCTGCCGCTCAGCGGCATCAGCACCGGCAGCCTGGTGGACGAAAGCGCCCCCGCAGGGGACCAGGCGGCAGGAGGTGCCACTGAACCTGCCAGGCACGCCAACGGAAGGGATTCCACCGGATCGGTGGTGGTCCATGTGGCCGGTGCGGTGGCAAGGCCGGGCGTGGTGCAGCTGCCCACAGGCAGCCGGGTCCACGAGGCCATCGCAGCTGCCGGAGGAGGGATACCCGGGGCCGACCTGAACCGCCTCAACCTGGCCCTCGCGGTGGAGGACGGCCAGAAAATCCACGTTCCGCGGGAAGGCGAAGAGGGCCCTGCCTCCGAACAGGAGGGCGCGGGCCAGGACGGCGGTGGCGGCGTGGGTGGCGGAACCGGAACATCGGCGGACGGAAAAATCAACCTCAACACCGCGGGCGTGGAGGAGCTGGATGCCTTGCCGAAAGTGGGCCCCGTGCTTGCCCAGCGCATCGTGGACTGGCGCAAAGAGCATGGGGCTTTCAAGAACGTCGAAGAGCTGGATGCCGTGGACGGCGTGGGACCCAAGATGCTTGAAGCGCTCCTGCCGCTGGTGACCGTGTGA
- a CDS encoding DegV family protein produces the protein MPDRDAAAWPWIRGRLAAMRARQDAVRRDGAGTRQAAVVRTAVVTDSAAALPPEWVAALTGDGVLTVIPMPVMVGEEIYGEGEDDISETIALALASGTSVKTSRPSPGQFEQAYRAARQKGFEAVVSVHISGDLSGTVDAARLAADRVDIPVEVVDSRTVGMALGMAVQAAVRAAADGGGAAAVAAAAAEQAGRTKVYFYVPSLEQLRRGGRIGAAASLLGTMLAIKPILAVDGGRIVPLEKVRSAARAVARLEEIVAADAAGRPASAVHLAVHHFGNPEEAKNLAARLALALPGCPRAQTSSLPAVLAAHAGLGVLAVIVGEELAETGTPSAGLST, from the coding sequence TTGCCCGACCGTGACGCCGCCGCCTGGCCGTGGATCCGCGGACGCCTCGCGGCGATGCGCGCCAGGCAGGACGCTGTCCGGCGGGATGGTGCTGGAACCCGGCAGGCCGCCGTCGTGCGCACTGCCGTGGTCACTGATTCCGCCGCTGCCTTGCCGCCGGAATGGGTGGCCGCGCTCACGGGCGACGGCGTCCTGACCGTCATCCCCATGCCCGTAATGGTGGGGGAGGAGATCTACGGCGAGGGCGAAGACGACATCTCCGAAACAATCGCCCTTGCCCTGGCCAGCGGAACCTCCGTGAAGACATCCCGGCCCTCGCCGGGCCAATTCGAGCAGGCTTACCGCGCTGCACGGCAGAAGGGCTTCGAAGCGGTGGTCTCCGTCCATATCTCCGGGGACCTGTCCGGCACGGTGGACGCGGCCCGGCTGGCCGCGGACAGGGTGGACATTCCGGTGGAAGTTGTGGACTCCCGGACCGTTGGCATGGCTTTGGGCATGGCCGTCCAGGCGGCCGTGAGGGCAGCGGCCGACGGCGGTGGCGCTGCAGCCGTTGCCGCTGCCGCGGCCGAACAGGCAGGACGGACGAAGGTCTATTTCTATGTTCCCAGCCTGGAGCAGCTGCGCCGCGGGGGCCGGATCGGTGCCGCCGCCTCGCTGCTGGGGACGATGCTGGCCATCAAGCCGATCCTCGCCGTGGATGGCGGCAGGATTGTGCCGCTTGAGAAGGTGCGCTCTGCTGCCAGGGCCGTTGCGCGCCTGGAGGAGATCGTTGCCGCCGATGCTGCTGGCCGGCCGGCGTCGGCCGTCCACCTCGCCGTCCACCACTTTGGCAACCCCGAAGAAGCGAAAAACCTGGCCGCACGGCTGGCCTTGGCCTTGCCCGGGTGCCCGCGGGCCCAGACCAGCTCCCTTCCCGCCGTCCTCGCAGCCCATGCCGGGCTGGGAGTCCTGGCCGTGATCGTTGGGGAGGAGCTGGCGGAAACGGGAACCCCTTCCGCGGGCCTTTCCACATAA
- the leuS gene encoding leucine--tRNA ligase translates to MGVQPETETGTTAAVSAEVPEEGTYSFTAMEAKWPQVWEDLKVFTPVDDGSRERRYVLDMFPYPSGDLHMGHAEAFAMGDVVARYFRQKGFDVLHPIGWDSFGLPAENAAIKRNAHPSEWTYANIDTQAASFKRYAISADWSRRLHTSDPEYYRWTQWLFKRFYERGLAYRKDSPVNWCPKDQTVLANEQVVNGACERCGTTVTKKSLNQWYFKITEYADRLLDDMEQLRGHWPERVLAMQKNWIGRSEGAHVNFVIEADGGRPAKEVTVFTTRPDTLYGATFFVVAADAPLAVELVTDEHAAALDEYREQVKALSEIERQSTEREKTGVFTGRYAINPLNGEKLPVWAADYVLADYGTGAIMAVPAHDQRDLDFARKFELPVRAVLDTGEEDPAVSGTATAGEGTLINSGNLDGLPKSEAIPAAIAMLEKQGTGEKFVNFRLRDWLLSRQRFWGTPIPIIHCPSCGEVPVPDEQLPVTLPSDLRGEDLSPKGTSPLAAAEAWVNVECPSCHGPAKRDTDTMDTFVDSSWYFLRFVSPHYTEGPFDPEKVNDWMPVGQYVGGVEHAILHLLYARFFTKVINDLGLIEANEPFTALLNQGQVLNGGKAMSKSLGNGVDLGEQLDKYGVDAVRLTMIFASPPEDDVDWADVSPSGSAKFLARAWRLAQDVASEPGADVTTGDRTLRSVTHRTIADAAQLLDANKFNVVVAKLMELVNATRKAIDSGAGGADPAVREAAEAVAVILSLFAPYTAEDMWNVLGHPASVANAGWPAHDASLLVQDTVTAVVQVQGKVRDRLEVSPDVSEDQLRELALASENVQRALDGRGIRTVIVRAPKLVNIVPA, encoded by the coding sequence GTGGGCGTTCAGCCGGAGACAGAGACCGGAACAACAGCAGCAGTGTCAGCGGAAGTGCCCGAGGAGGGCACCTACAGCTTCACGGCGATGGAGGCCAAGTGGCCGCAGGTATGGGAAGACCTTAAGGTCTTCACCCCTGTCGACGACGGGTCCCGGGAACGGCGCTACGTACTGGACATGTTCCCGTACCCTTCGGGGGACCTCCACATGGGCCACGCGGAAGCATTCGCCATGGGTGACGTGGTGGCCCGCTACTTCCGCCAGAAGGGCTTCGACGTCCTCCACCCGATCGGCTGGGACTCGTTTGGCCTGCCGGCGGAGAACGCTGCCATCAAGCGCAATGCCCACCCCAGCGAGTGGACCTACGCCAACATCGACACCCAGGCTGCATCCTTTAAGCGCTACGCCATCTCGGCCGACTGGTCCCGACGGCTCCATACCTCGGACCCCGAGTACTACCGCTGGACCCAGTGGCTGTTCAAGCGCTTCTACGAGCGCGGGCTGGCCTACCGCAAGGACTCGCCGGTCAACTGGTGCCCCAAGGACCAGACCGTGCTGGCCAACGAGCAGGTAGTCAACGGCGCCTGCGAGCGCTGCGGCACCACGGTCACCAAGAAGTCCCTCAACCAGTGGTACTTCAAGATCACCGAGTACGCCGACCGCCTGCTCGATGACATGGAGCAGCTCCGCGGGCACTGGCCCGAGCGCGTGCTGGCCATGCAGAAGAACTGGATCGGCCGCTCGGAGGGTGCCCACGTCAACTTCGTGATCGAGGCCGACGGCGGCAGGCCCGCCAAGGAGGTGACGGTCTTCACCACCCGCCCGGACACCCTGTACGGCGCAACGTTCTTTGTGGTGGCAGCAGACGCGCCGCTCGCCGTCGAACTCGTCACGGACGAGCACGCCGCTGCGCTGGACGAGTACCGTGAACAGGTCAAGGCGCTGTCCGAAATCGAGCGCCAGTCCACGGAACGGGAAAAGACCGGTGTCTTCACCGGTCGGTACGCCATCAATCCCCTGAACGGGGAGAAGCTGCCGGTCTGGGCCGCTGACTACGTCCTGGCCGACTACGGCACCGGTGCCATCATGGCCGTGCCCGCGCACGACCAGCGGGACCTGGATTTCGCCAGGAAGTTCGAGTTGCCCGTTCGGGCAGTGCTGGACACCGGTGAGGAAGACCCGGCCGTGTCCGGCACCGCAACGGCGGGAGAGGGCACCCTGATCAACTCGGGCAACCTCGACGGCCTGCCCAAGTCCGAAGCCATCCCTGCCGCGATCGCCATGCTGGAGAAGCAGGGCACGGGCGAAAAGTTCGTGAACTTCCGGCTGCGGGACTGGCTGCTGAGCCGCCAGCGGTTCTGGGGCACGCCCATCCCCATCATCCACTGCCCGTCCTGCGGCGAGGTCCCGGTTCCCGACGAGCAGCTGCCCGTCACGCTTCCCTCCGACCTGCGCGGCGAGGACCTGTCGCCGAAGGGCACCTCGCCCCTGGCCGCGGCCGAGGCCTGGGTCAACGTCGAGTGCCCGTCCTGCCATGGCCCGGCCAAGCGCGATACCGACACCATGGACACCTTCGTGGACTCGTCCTGGTACTTCCTCCGCTTTGTCTCCCCGCACTACACCGAGGGCCCGTTCGACCCGGAGAAGGTCAACGACTGGATGCCTGTGGGCCAGTACGTGGGCGGCGTGGAGCACGCCATCCTGCACCTGCTGTACGCCCGGTTCTTCACCAAGGTCATCAATGACCTGGGCCTGATTGAAGCCAACGAGCCCTTCACCGCACTGCTGAACCAGGGCCAGGTGCTCAACGGCGGCAAGGCCATGAGCAAGTCCCTGGGCAATGGCGTGGACCTGGGCGAGCAGCTGGACAAGTATGGGGTGGACGCGGTCCGCCTCACAATGATTTTTGCCTCCCCGCCTGAGGACGACGTGGACTGGGCCGACGTCTCGCCGTCCGGTTCCGCCAAGTTCCTGGCCCGCGCCTGGCGCTTGGCCCAGGACGTGGCGAGCGAACCCGGCGCCGACGTCACCACGGGCGACCGCACCCTGCGCTCCGTCACGCACCGGACCATCGCCGACGCTGCCCAACTGCTGGACGCCAACAAGTTCAACGTGGTGGTGGCCAAGCTGATGGAGCTGGTGAACGCCACGCGCAAGGCCATCGACTCCGGCGCCGGCGGCGCGGATCCTGCCGTCCGTGAGGCTGCGGAGGCCGTCGCGGTGATCCTCAGCCTCTTCGCGCCTTACACCGCGGAGGACATGTGGAACGTCCTGGGACACCCGGCCTCCGTCGCGAATGCGGGCTGGCCGGCCCATGATGCCTCCCTGCTGGTCCAGGACACCGTCACCGCCGTTGTGCAGGTCCAGGGCAAGGTCCGGGACAGGCTCGAGGTCTCCCCGGACGTCTCCGAGGACCAGCTGCGCGAGCTGGCGCTTGCATCGGAAAACGTCCAGCGTGCACTGGATGGCCGCGGCATCCGCACGGTGATTGTCCGCGCCCCTAAACTGGTCAACATCGTCCCGGCCTAG
- a CDS encoding efflux RND transporter permease subunit encodes MQFRILVLAIAAGLITFGVVNVPHMAVDTMPEFAPAQVEIQTEALGLSAAEVEQLITAPMEADLLNGVAWLDEIRSKSVPGLSSIELVFEPGTDVLRARQLVAERMTQAHALPNVSSPPLIMQPMSSTSRVMMIKMNSTELSGIDMSVLARWKIKPRLIGIPGVANVSIWGQREQQLQVEVTPTQLRDKGITLEQLVKTTGNAVWVSPLSFLEASTPGTGGFVESPNQRLGIQHVLPIRTPADLAKVSVEEADPPVLLGDIAQVKEDHQPLIGDAVTGTGAGLMLVVEKFPGTSAVEVTRNVEAALKDMEPGLTGIQIDTSVFRPATGVQESVESLGLALLISLLIAVALFWLFFRSWRAALIALVAIATTVTTAAVVLFAQNATLNIAILLGVLLGTSVIVGDIVEDIQAHRRRAVGEDATQPGTSPRSRISVIAKGVRTPLFHASLIMLVVLVPTLFVTGVGGAFFTPLFWSLALALAAALLVGLSVTPVLAHFLLPSTTTTHKEFAAVNRGKAYYERAVGGINPRKGVALVSVAVVGVLGIAAGSQLTQNRQLVPTMPDRTLLVQWDTMAGTSNDEVQRIAAKAADELRALPGVSGVGGHVGRAISADQVVGNSSAELWVSIDRGANFGETERAVRDVVQGYPGIAHNVMNYSQQTIGDVRSSMEPGFAVRVFGTEMPVLREKAAEIRQALQKIDGVNNPTINTPDMVPMVEVQVNLEAAQKAGIKPGDARRAAATLMQGIVVGNLFEQQKVFEVVLRGAVGVRDDLTSIRELLLDTPNGGHVQLGQIADVRMVPNEVVIQHDATSRRIDIVADISGRPLEDIQRDIRAAIQQIEFPLEYHAEIPTKYGELQAADTLVHGLGAAAALAVLLLLQTAVRSWKLAFATFLALPAAMSGAAVAAWLGSASLSWLSLTAFAAVLAIAARNAALLSARVDEIWRETAGASRTDVVMQAARDRVSPVLKSAIITVLILIPPAFLGGTVGQALIVPMLLIIAGGLVTTTLVGLFILPLLTLWFGPRTEPEEWSEVYESEQPVMSMPEKVKVS; translated from the coding sequence ATGCAGTTTCGGATCCTGGTTCTCGCGATCGCAGCGGGCCTCATCACTTTTGGCGTAGTGAATGTTCCACACATGGCTGTGGACACCATGCCGGAGTTCGCCCCCGCACAGGTCGAGATCCAGACCGAAGCCCTTGGGCTTTCCGCCGCTGAGGTCGAACAGCTCATCACCGCCCCTATGGAGGCGGACCTCCTCAACGGCGTGGCCTGGCTGGACGAGATACGCTCCAAGTCCGTTCCCGGGCTCTCGTCCATCGAACTCGTCTTCGAGCCCGGAACGGACGTCCTGCGCGCCCGCCAGCTGGTGGCGGAAAGGATGACGCAGGCGCATGCGCTGCCCAACGTCTCCTCGCCGCCCCTGATCATGCAGCCGATGTCCTCCACCAGCCGCGTGATGATGATCAAGATGAACTCCACCGAGCTCTCCGGCATTGACATGTCGGTCCTGGCCCGGTGGAAGATCAAGCCGCGCCTGATCGGCATTCCGGGCGTCGCGAACGTATCCATCTGGGGCCAGCGCGAACAGCAGCTCCAGGTTGAAGTTACTCCCACGCAGCTCCGCGACAAGGGCATAACCCTTGAACAGCTGGTCAAGACCACCGGTAACGCCGTATGGGTATCGCCGTTGAGCTTCCTGGAGGCATCCACACCGGGGACCGGCGGTTTCGTGGAGTCGCCCAACCAGCGCCTTGGCATCCAGCACGTTCTCCCCATCCGCACCCCGGCCGACCTGGCCAAGGTGAGCGTAGAGGAAGCGGACCCACCGGTACTCCTGGGTGACATCGCCCAGGTCAAGGAGGACCACCAGCCACTGATCGGCGACGCCGTGACCGGCACCGGTGCAGGCCTGATGCTGGTGGTGGAGAAGTTCCCCGGCACCAGCGCCGTGGAGGTCACGCGCAACGTTGAAGCCGCCCTGAAGGACATGGAGCCGGGCCTCACCGGGATCCAGATCGACACGTCCGTCTTCCGGCCCGCAACAGGCGTCCAGGAGTCCGTAGAGAGCCTTGGCCTCGCACTGCTGATCAGCCTGCTGATCGCCGTAGCCCTGTTCTGGCTGTTCTTCCGCTCCTGGCGTGCGGCCCTGATTGCGCTCGTGGCCATCGCCACGACGGTCACGACGGCGGCAGTTGTGCTGTTTGCCCAGAACGCAACACTCAATATCGCCATCCTGCTCGGGGTGCTGCTCGGCACATCGGTGATCGTGGGCGACATCGTGGAGGACATCCAGGCCCACCGGCGACGTGCCGTGGGCGAGGACGCGACGCAACCTGGGACTTCCCCAAGATCGAGGATCAGCGTCATCGCCAAGGGTGTCCGCACCCCGCTGTTCCACGCATCGCTCATCATGCTGGTCGTCCTCGTTCCCACGCTCTTTGTGACCGGGGTCGGCGGCGCGTTCTTCACCCCGCTGTTCTGGTCGCTGGCGCTGGCGTTGGCCGCTGCACTGCTCGTCGGCCTGTCCGTGACGCCCGTGCTGGCGCACTTCCTGCTTCCATCCACGACGACAACCCACAAAGAGTTTGCTGCTGTCAACCGCGGGAAGGCGTACTACGAGCGCGCGGTAGGCGGAATCAACCCTCGTAAGGGCGTGGCCCTGGTGTCTGTTGCGGTGGTGGGCGTCCTTGGCATCGCTGCCGGCTCCCAGCTGACGCAAAACAGGCAACTCGTGCCCACGATGCCCGACCGCACCCTCTTGGTTCAGTGGGACACCATGGCCGGGACCTCCAACGATGAAGTCCAGCGGATTGCCGCGAAGGCCGCCGACGAGCTTCGGGCCCTTCCGGGGGTCTCCGGGGTCGGTGGGCATGTGGGGCGTGCCATCTCCGCAGACCAGGTGGTGGGCAACAGCTCTGCTGAGCTGTGGGTGTCCATCGACCGGGGGGCCAACTTCGGCGAGACCGAGCGGGCCGTGCGGGACGTGGTCCAGGGCTACCCTGGCATCGCACACAATGTGATGAATTACTCGCAGCAAACCATCGGTGACGTTCGCTCCAGCATGGAACCGGGCTTCGCGGTCCGGGTGTTTGGAACCGAAATGCCGGTGCTGCGCGAAAAAGCAGCGGAAATTCGCCAGGCCCTCCAGAAGATCGATGGGGTGAACAATCCGACCATTAACACCCCGGACATGGTCCCGATGGTGGAGGTCCAGGTCAACCTCGAAGCCGCCCAAAAGGCAGGCATCAAGCCCGGCGACGCAAGGCGCGCCGCTGCGACGCTGATGCAGGGCATCGTGGTTGGGAACCTCTTTGAACAGCAGAAGGTTTTCGAGGTGGTTCTGCGGGGAGCCGTTGGCGTCCGGGACGACCTGACGAGCATCCGTGAACTGCTTCTCGACACCCCCAACGGCGGCCACGTCCAACTGGGGCAGATCGCCGACGTGCGCATGGTCCCGAATGAAGTCGTCATCCAGCATGATGCCACGTCGCGGCGCATCGACATTGTCGCCGACATCAGCGGACGCCCGCTGGAAGACATCCAGCGGGACATCCGGGCAGCCATCCAGCAGATCGAGTTCCCGCTCGAGTACCACGCCGAGATCCCCACGAAATATGGCGAACTCCAGGCCGCGGATACCCTGGTGCACGGGCTCGGAGCTGCTGCGGCCCTGGCTGTGCTGCTCCTGCTCCAGACAGCGGTCAGGAGCTGGAAACTGGCGTTCGCCACCTTCCTGGCACTGCCTGCCGCAATGTCCGGAGCAGCGGTGGCGGCATGGTTGGGATCGGCGTCGCTGTCCTGGCTTTCGCTGACAGCGTTTGCTGCCGTCCTGGCCATCGCCGCACGCAACGCAGCCCTGTTGTCCGCACGCGTCGACGAAATCTGGCGCGAAACTGCCGGAGCGTCGCGCACGGACGTGGTCATGCAGGCAGCCCGGGACCGGGTATCACCAGTCCTGAAATCGGCCATCATCACGGTCCTCATCCTGATACCGCCAGCCTTCCTTGGCGGCACGGTGGGGCAGGCCCTGATAGTACCGATGCTGCTGATCATTGCCGGCGGCCTGGTGACCACCACGCTCGTGGGGCTCTTCATCCTCCCGCTGCTCACCCTCTGGTTCGGTCCCCGCACGGAGCCCGAAGAGTGGTCGGAAGTCTACGAATCAGAACAGCCAGTCATGTCAATGCCGGAAAAGGTGAAAGTATCATGA